In the genome of Vespa crabro chromosome 1, iyVesCrab1.2, whole genome shotgun sequence, the window TTTCATATCATtaaactatataaaaaaaaaagagagagagagagagagagagaaatatgcaTATTGAGgtgatctttattttataataccgAGTATATTCCTTTAAGAAAGATATCGCTATACATTATTAAAtgtacttttatataaatttgaatatcATAAAATACGATAGGAATCTTTAGTTTGCACGAGAATGTCAAATTTTTAGAGGGTTGGGAAGATGGTTAAATCGTATGGGTAGATTAAATCTTATTACGGGGTAGGTATCTCATGATATAAGTGCCGACGTAAATGCCGCACGCCGAATCGTCGACACCGCGGGAACCGAATTATATATCGTAAACGATTTAActttcacacacatacaaatattCATGTACAATTTTCAGTCACAtcagtgtgtatgtgtacatatatatatatatatatatatatatatatatatatacacacgtacgtaCTTACTCTTCCATAGGTCTATGCACCGACCagtattatcttatttacgaTGCGTCGTAATGATACCGCGTTCGCAGTCGTAAATTGCCGAGAAACGTCTCTTAGACTGACACGTAACACGGTGGAGGAGCTTGCACGGCCATTACGGACATCGGCCTTCCAACTTGGATACGTTTTAACTATGCGAGCGTCCTGCATCGATCATCAACGACGTTATACCACCCACGCCGATTATCGATTCTCTCGAGAGTATTCGAGAAAATTGCTTCCAagtgttttcattttttttttttcttctttcccctttACTTTCAAATTATCAGTTTATTGaatgaaaagtaattaaaagtaTACATTTATcgtagatattataaatattaatatttatgagccatcataagaaataattgcaataataattttcctccttttttttttcgtttgttttttctctctctctctttttttttcttttcttttttttttttttttcttttgcaaacATCTATAAACACCATTCTCGAGAACGTTTCGACGTTTCTCATCTTCTGATCGTTCAACACGAACATTCGCCAATTATGGAAACGCGCGTCGAAATCGACGAACGGAAAGATTAACTCGGCTTTCACACATATAAAACAAGTGACGCCCCTGATCCTGGAGACGTTTACGTAACCGCTTCACGAGAGATGtggtttctctcttctcccaaGAGAAGACGAGAGCTTGCTTCCGAGCGACATACTTAGCTCGagatttcctctttttatggTCGTCATCGTCGACGAGCTCGTCGAGCTcgggtaaataaataaatcgtatcTCTTTTCGTGATTGCGAGCGGGGAAGTGCTAACtatgtatttatttgataaaataaaaaagaaaatatatatatatataaataaaagagacagagtaatgattttttatgaaaacttataaattaacaaatatatatatatatatcattttattccaTCATTctaaagatgaaaagaaaacttttagttatgttaatatcatatataaataaatttttaagtaaaaatatattatttagttaCCGAAGAAACTAATAAATCTCAGTCTTCATTCTGTAGCAGACAGAGTGTTAAGAAACTGAGGCATTCTATCTCGTCAGCATAATTATAGCAGGCCAGTGCTCGCGGGAGAGTGCGTGTTATAGCTCATAAATATACGTTTTTCAATCTCGGACAGCTTTCTCGCGTTTCCCtcttcaatatttttgttgttccTGTAACACGTCGCGGCATCCAGCGACGAAGGTCGTTTGAATCAATGCCAGAAGCagttgcttttttattttgatctgATCTTTATGGGGTTACATACGAAGGCGAGAGAGCGTTATGGATAGGAGTTAGCCAAGTCGAGagtgaaagataaagataaagataaaatgaaagataaaggaaaaaaaaacagaaagagagagaaagagagagaaagagagagagagagaaagacagacaggcagacagagaaagagagtctgTGAGTAATGCCGTCCCGTATTTTCTTTTGCAGATTGCAACGCGACCTTGGAGCCCGGATCAGGGCAAGACGCGAGAGATGACCAAGCTCTGCAACCATAAGAGGAAACTTTTGCTACCGTGCGCAGCAGCCAGCCCTGTTGCCGCCTCCTGTACCTTGCCGGTCTCCCCTTCGACGTTATCTTCTGGACCAACGTCGTCGACGGCAGCGCCGACAGCAGCGGCACCGATTCACGCCGACTCGCCCACCTCGCCGGACAAAGCCAGAAAAGGTACGCCGATACTTGCGATTAtccgtttcttcttttaccttttttctttttttcttttctttttcttttttcttttttttttccttcgacttcttttttctttttttcttccttttttgaaatattcgagATTACTTTCGAAAGAGCCGTACGATTGAAATGGATTGGATCTTAAGTTCTTATCACAGAGTATATATCGTTCATGTATTAATTCaatcaatttttctaatacCATTTTCTAATATCGTAACCTAgtcatattgaaatatatagtaataaatactCAGGTGATAATCGTATCCCTTAGAGGAATGTAACGAggggaaagaaattattcgattttcttttttatatgataatatacaaCGCGAAAAGATTTGAGAAATTACAAGGTACGATGGAACTTTTATCgatcattgatatattttaccGCGTGCAATTTGATAAGTGATCTTTGTAAATCACGAATAACCCCAATCCATATTACTATCGTCTTTAGGAACGAATAGGTGATCAATCAGTTTGAACTTTTAATGCTTTAGTTACGAACACATATAACGTGTGATTCCGGGATAAGTTAAAGAAAgttttcttcgatcgattcgTCGCGTATTAACAAAGTTTTTCGCCTGTAAGCCGAGTCGTCGCCATATAGAAAACCATCGCGCGTTTATTcgacctttctcttttcctttcaccctctccctctctctctctctctctctctctctctctctctctctctcactatctctttctatctatctctcgctttttttctctttctatctcgtcGTATTCTCCAGTGAACATCGGAACACGTGCCAACTCTTATTGGAGGAAGACCAAAAGTTTTTCTCCTTCCGCCGACGTTCGAGGGAACGATCATTAGGAAAAAATTCGTCGCCTTGGAAGGAtgcgaaagaacgaacgagaaagaaagaaagaaagaaagaaagagagagagagagagagagagagagagagagagagaaggcgaaATTGCGGCATTAGCGGAGAGCCCAGACCGTACCCTCTTTTCGCGCGATGACATTAAACCTTCGAATACTGTGAGATATGTGGTGGGGGTAAAAGCCGAGGGTGGTGAGGAGGAATGATGTATTACCACTGGCAGCGAATACTCCACGGGATTTTCATTACCAAATCCTAACCGTCGGACGACCGCgcctgttttttctttttctctctctctctctctctctctctctctatttctctctatttctctctatttctctcttctcgttctttcttattattttttgtttctttactcCTCCTCTCATCTCGTTAATTAAACGGCTGTTACTCGAAGCGTCTAGCTCGTCGTGCAAGGACTCGTCGTTGGTTGCTGCCACAGCTGTTCTTTTgttgctctttttctctctctctctctctctctctctctctctcttgctctctctctatctctcttgctctctcaaAATCActgaaattataattgtacGTTCAAATTAAATTCTAGCACCCATGCTCACGTTTTGCgattcttcctctctctctctttctctctctctctctctctctttttttctttctctctttctctctttctcttcgtattCACTCGTTCGATATTAAAAGGACGGGTGAGAATGTGATTAGTGAAAAGCACGCTCGCGTTAATGGCGAGGTAATAATTAATCGTCGCTTAATACCCGTCCCAGTCACGTGTTTGTCGATCCGCAGAGACAACAAGTCGTTACGCGAGTGAATTGAAAATTTCCACGAAACGATCTCGccattatcgaaaataaacgCGGCGGCGATGGGTGTTTCGATTTATTCGTCGATTGTACACGATTGAttcggaaaaatatttttttctacatattttttcggtaacgataatattccactttttttctccatttcattttatatttattcgattgatCATTCGATgatcttattgatattactcaTTGAACGATATCTCGAATGATCGATCGTATAATGTATTTAGAATGCGCTTTTGAAAGTATTCGAAACAAGCGTTAAACGTCGACGATAGCAATGTTTATAGAGatgtttatagaaatattttaacaatagcGAGCTCTTTCGTGAGCAagcaaaaagtaaaataaaaaatagaaagagatagagagagagagagagaaagagagagtgagaaagaatgaatatgTCTGCGCTTATGGTCGTCTAAAGTGACGCTAAGCGGTGATACAAGGTAGTCGAGAGGACAAGATAGAGAGATCGCAGTCTTCACCCCTTCAATGATATTCCTACCCTTTGAAGATCGGTATAAGAGCGACAAGAAACGGGAAATGAAAGGGTCTTgtgatttctctctttttttttcctttttctacctCTACACGTTTCAAGCGTACACCTACAACGtgcatttttctcttttatgttCGCGAGAAACATCGCTTTTctgtctattattattattcctattattattattattattattattattattattattattattattattattattattattattattattattattattattattattattattatcattatcatcattactattactattattattattccttttttttctactttacactttttctttttatttctttgtttttcgcGACAAAAAGTATCTACGAATAAATTTAAGCTCTCTGGAAGAAATAAGTTTTCTAATCGAACTACAAATATTCAGGAAAACGTTTGTGTTCGATGAAAAGtcgtaaaaaattttgaatgaattttttcctAAAGTACATTTCGTCATTCGTCTCTTTTATCTCGTTAACtcgtaataatagttattttaatttacggCTTTCGAACAAGTAttggtaatagtagtagtagtaatagtagtagtactagtactagtagtaatagtagtagtagtagtaatagtagtagtagtaggaatAGCAGCAGTGGCAacagttttcttctttttccccatAGAATAGACGGAGTGAAATTAAAAAGCGTCTACGAAGTGATCGACAAAGAGGACATTTAAATAGCTTTCAAATGTACGCTTGTATAAAAGTAGAACGGGAGAATTTGGTTgctcgtaatattttatagactTATATCATAAATTCCGTTTGCGATCGTTTTAGGTATTACACATCGTAGATAGAAAATAGACAATCCAAATAAACGAATCATGGAAGAATAGtaggtattattatcgtgttcgAGGTGTGCAGGATATTACAGCATACTGGGCGGTATAAATTGAATTCCGTCATGAAACCGTTACAATAATGGGGTGGTGGAAATGCATTATACACTCGAGGAGAATTGTCGTCCATCCCCATTTTGTGGTGTGCTCGCGCATGCCCGTTCACGATTTTATGCCCTCTTAAACAATTTCCACTCGTAAACAATTTTCCCcttcttcgtcgatcgatcatGCCTGTCTCACGTCGGCGTAATGCGTGCTGGTTAAACTCCGACATCCCAACGTCGAATGATTTCACAAGCGACGCATCTCGTGTACTTCGTGCGTTTCGTGTGTTTTGCGgttcttctcatttttccatcctctctctttctctcttcatctctacAGCCCTCTCAACATCCGGCCTCAATTCCCTTCTCCCTCTGTTGTATCCATCTATTATTGgcattgaatattttcaaggaaCTTTGTCCGAAAGGGATGTAtttgcgattataataaatgacatGACATTAAGTTGTTTGTCATCGAAAATCATTATTGGTTGACGAATAAGTTCgacagaaaaattattaaatcttctTTACGAAAGAATCTTTCTTACGAAGAAGGATTttttaggaaaaagaaagaaggaaaaagaaaacaaaaaacgaaaaaccaTTCGATAAATTCTTAGagctttttatttaatagagTTAGTGCGTAAATTGCAAATCGAAGTTGTATCTATTatttgagatatatatatatatatacatgtatacgtgtatagaTATCTGGCGAACGACCGCGCGTTTTCCATTCTGTCTATCAAAGGAAAATTGAAAGGATCCTTTTGATCTGCTCCTGTGACGCTTATCGCTTTTGCTCTTGATAACATGTCGAGGATAGCTCGGAATTGTGATAGAAGAAGGAAACGCGCACCCTGCGAGATGTCCGGAAAAGGGACCAATCGGCCTTTCGTGTCTTCTTATCGCGCGGCCGATCAATAAGTCCCGGGAGGAGGAAAGAATCCGCTCTCTATTCGCTACCAACGACAAGCGATGCGTGGTGGTGGTAGTCACGGTGAAGGAGATGGCGATGGAGCTGATGCTGCTGGTTGTGGCGGTAttgctggtggtggtgatggtggtggtggagaaGCCCGGACGACTCTCGAGGTGGGGAAGGCATCCCTATCTTCGTCGTTGCTGGTAGACACAGACTTGATAAGGGTTAATTTCATACGAAGAGATGAGGAGTAAGGGAGCGAAGCGAGTAACGCATACCAACGCGAACTACACATCAACGTGAAACGAGAGACGGGCGAGAGTAGATGAGAAAAGAGACGAGACGGTGGTGGTAGTCCGCGGTCTCGCGACTGTCCGCTCGTGATTCTTGCGCCTGCCCGGACTAACGTGCAATCCCTTgcaatctctttctcctcctcgtcGCTCTCTGTAGCCCCTCATTGTCGCGCAAGCGCACTTCAAATCACGAGTATTCAGTCTGCAACGACGCCTCAACCACGAAACGTCTGATCCGGGCTAATCTCCAATGATCACCGGCAACTCGCTTCTCGGCTGTCTCGAAAGTCTTAGACTTTCCGTACGTTGTCGTCGGGAAAACGACGATCAACTCACCTTTCATGCTGTGAGTTTGCCTTCCCATAGTCAGGAGTTTTTAACTCACGTCTCTCATTCAATCGCTTTGGTGTCGCTTCGTGTGCACCGTCAATCGAGTTAGTGGAATACCAACGATGTGTTTATACATCTCTTAGTTTTACTCGAtatatttcgatgatattataatcgaGGATCACATGATTAGTGCATTCTGGGTTAAAGTGTTGCCGTTAAATTGTAGACATTCGATTACTTTatgctaatattttttttaattttttgtttgaagaatattacaaaattatcgTGAATAGAATTATTCCGTTGCGCTTATCATTAGGAAGATTTACAGCTTACACTGTTGATTACAGCTCCCTCGAAAATAAGGGTGAAAGGGAATGATTGGCGCGTTGATGTGAAACCCCCCTTCGGAAGCCACAAAATGCTTGGAAGATTTTACGCAAATCTTCGTCCCCTTGAAAATCGGGTTAAACCGCCACCActaacagagatagagatacagTGAGAAGGTAGTAggggtaaaagagagagaatgaggaggTGCCTTACTGCGGAGTAGAGATTCATTACTAGCCGCACCCCCTTCCACCTCTCGTtcgtcctctttcttctccttcgtttCCTTCGGCCCGAGTTATCTCTTCAACCCCGTTCCATTGGTGTTCACGCTGGAGAATAATTATCCGTTGTAGCTTTACAGATAAAAGACCCCCCGTTGAAAGctaccttttctctcttctcgttcGCCCTTCATCGTAGCCCTCGTAGATCACAGCAATTTCGAAGTGTCGACGACTGTTATAGCACTTTACCGGCACTTGTGTACACTCGGTCGATAGCTTCCGGCATAGATGCTCTCACGAACGAATACAAATgctgattttaatatttttttaagcgACCCCATTTTATCTCTCGTGTAATTGTTTCGAACGATAAAaagcttttaaaaaatttccgaaacattgttccatttttttttattttctttttatttttttttattatttttttttttttttttttataattttatacccgtgaagattttctattttttaactgataaattaattgactTGTTTGCTTACATTAAGATGgatcttaattataatacgtAATAACAAGTTATCAACTTGTATGCGCAGATGGTCtcagcaagaaaaagaagagaaaactgGTGGGTATAGGGGGCTTGTACTCAGGAGTTTCCGTATCGCAACTTCTGGCACAGCGGGAAAGAGCTATCGCTGCTGTTTCCACGTCGGGAGTTCAAGGTTCATCGGTGCCTAATGGATCGCAGGTAAATACCGCTCATAATTCTTCTTTGATTGCTTTGGCGATAATAATGGCTTATTACAAATGCACTTTTCTTTGCAGGTGTGGCCGATCGCGATCCCTAATTTGCAGATGCAACAAAGCAATCAACAAATCTGCCATCAATCGTTAAATTCACCCTCTCAAAATCACGACGTAAATAGTTCGGTACGAAATTCTCAACAGCGGTTAAATCAGCACAATATGCCTGGAATGATAATGGGAAATCCGCTAATTATGAATCAGCAAAGTactaatttcaataatatgacccaacaacagcagcagcttTTGCAGCAACAGCACCAACAATTATTActacagcaacagcagcaacaacagcaacagcagcaacagcaacagcaacaacagcaactgATGCAGCAACATTTATCGCAGcatcaacagcaacagcaacctCAACAACTTTTACCTCATCATCAACAAATGCAGCATATGCCGTTGTTGCAACAACATCAggagcaacaacagcagcagcaacagcagccaCATCCCAACGCTGTAGTGAATCAATTATCTCAACAGCAAGTTCCTCATTATATAAATCAGTTGAATCAACAATCCTTGCACGTTatgcagcaacaacaacaacatttGAACCAACAACAGCAGCTTCACATACAACAAATTCAGAAACATAATATGCAACCGCCACAACAGCAGCATTTAACATCGGAAATGGATCAACAGCAAACAGGAAATTATAATTCGCAGCTGCCTCAAGAAGGTTATGTACATCATTTACAATCTTCGCAAATGTCGCAACCTGTTCTTCATCCGCTTCAACATCAACTTCATCAACATCAAatacagcagcagcagcagcagcaacaacagcaacaagaTCAGCATTGTATGCAGACTCAAACTATCGATCCATTTCAAATGCAAATACAACAActacaacaacagcaacaacatcaACAGCAGTTGTCACAAATGTGCGTGCAGGCTCAATATCCTAATCAGCAATTATCTCATCATACAATGGATATTATACAGCAATCTAACGGCGGGTCCGTTATGAGTGGAATCAATCCTTCTGATTTGCAAAATAGACATGGTCGTACGCAATCAGCTACAGAAGATGATTTAAGTGCTAAGCAaatgcaacaacaacaacaacaacagcaacaacaacagcaacaacagctgTTAATGCATAATCATAACTTGCAACGGCATCAAATCGTCGAAAATGGAAATCTGTCAAATAATCCTCACGAAAATGCACAACGAATGTATACACAAGGCCAAGTTCAATATCCAGCGAGAAACTTTGATACTCAGAAGATATCGACTGTGGAAGCCAAATTTGGTCATCAACAACAATACACTTTAGTTAGCCACGCGGGAAGAAGTCCAACTATTAACCATGCTACAGAAGTACAATCGGGTATGGGACCAACTAGCGGACAAGCAggaaatatacattttaacgCGAGAGCACCTCCGTGGCAACAAAATCGTACAGTTGTCACGACTAATCAGACTTCATTAACTACGGTCCAAAATATCACTTGCAATTCTTTTGATCGTGTTCCTCCTCTCCATCATCACATTCCACAGACGTCAACCTGGACCGACGAGGTAGCGAGGAAGAAAGCCAAGTCAACTAAGAGTATGATGAAAAAACAGCGTCAGCATGGTACATCAGATATGAGGAGTAATAATGGTCTCGATCAGCCAATACCAAGTCCAATTGACGAATTTAATGACAAGGCGCAACAGAATAGCGATCAAATTGGTTCGACGGTTAACAGCAGTGGTCCTTCATTTTTAGAGGATCCTAGTGGTTATTTAGCACAGCAAACTGCTTTACTAAATAGTACGATATCGCGGCAAACTGGCGTTAATAACACTCAAGTGGCCATATTGAACAGCCCGAAAGTACAACAAACGAATCATAGTACTCATACAGCGAGTAATCCCTATCTTGCGCAACCAAAGCCTTCCTCTGCTGCCAGTCCTTCAAGTACAACATTTAATTCTGTGAAAAATCATGCCACTTCACCAGTAGTGGTACACAGCAGTATGACGCCGACGTCTAGTAATGGTGCCATCGATTCCGACGGTAGCCCTTGCCATGGCTGTGTTAGCAGTGGTGACAATCAATCCTTCGTTCAAGATCAATACAACAAACAGCAATTACATCGACAATACATATTGCATTCTGATCAACGCGAGGATCCAGTTACATCGTCGACGTTTGGTGAGAAATATCAAGGGAGTCAACAACAAATTGATTCAAGACCTATTCAAGGAGGTACTGTTAGTACTAGTCATGGTTCACCGATCGGTACAAATAGTCCAGCTAATTCGGATGTTCCTGCTTCCTCAACACCTGGAATATCTCAACCAGCAACACCTCAAAGTTTAACTTCATCCCAACCATCGACCCCGCACAGTTATTCTCAACCACCAACGCCCCATTCTCTTGCATCGTCGTCTGGTCAATTACCATCTCAACCTTTAACTCCACACTCTCATCCATCTTCATCGAATCAGTTTGCAACTCAACCGTTAACTCCTCAGGCACCGCAGCCTTCACAATCATCGTCTAATAACAGTTTGGAACAGCACTTGGAAATGTCGTGTACAGTCGCAAATAATCCCAATGCTGTTTCACCAAGTACATCTCCTTCTCAAACATATTCTACGCCTATGGACAATATAACGTCTCAGCTACCAAAAAGACAGGCTGTCAGTACAAGACAGCTATCGTTAGATGGCTATCAACCACATCCACATACAGTGAATACAGTTTCAAGGATACCATTAAATTCTTTTACCAGTACGTCGTCCGTGATAACGACTATGGCAAGCGGACATACGGTTAGTAGTAATACAATTACGTCTGTGCTTGCTGGAAGAGCGAATACGGCGACCGTATCTATAAATACGCCCTTGGGGATGCCTAACCCCGCtattttaaacattctttCCAATAAGCCTCAACAGCCAACAACGGCATCGCCCGCTCTCGTGAATGTAACAGCGACGTCGACAACGGCGCATCATCCACATTCGATACCCCTTACACCTAGTCAATCGTCGACGATCACAGTATCGAAGTCACCATTGGAGATGGTTCAGAGTGTAGTAAGTAGTATTCAGGTACCTCAAGCGACAATTAATTCACCAATGCCACAGACtcaacaacagcaacatcagcaacaacaacagcagcatcaacagcaacaacaacaacaacaacaacagcaacaacaacaacaacaacaacagcaacaacaacaacaacaacaacaacaacagcagcagcatcaacaacaacagcatcaacaacaacaacaacaacaacaacaacagcagcagcagcagcagcaacaacagcagcagcaacaacagcaacagcatgctcagcaacaacaacatccACAATCGAACGTTCAAGTTCACAATGTCCTTACATCTGGTGGTATATTGAAGCATCCAACCGGATCCACTTTGCCACCCGGACATATTTTAGTGTCCAGTGGTGGACAACTCATAATGGCAAGCACTGGGTCTGCTATTAATGGTGTGATGGCACCGCCACCACCGAAAATCATTTCTAATGCTAATTCAATGCCACCGTTATCCGTTTCGCCGATGGTCACTAGTGTAACTGGAGCAGTTAGTCAAGTTATACCGGCAGTTGGTGTAGCTCAGCAAGTGATAGGACAACCAACGGTTTTGGTTAATGCTATACAAACACCGGTTCTTATTCAACCCGGTGTTATGACGATGGACAGTATTGGACAAAATGTACAAATACCTCATCTCACGGTTGCTACCGGGAACGTTATACAAAATGCTCAGTCCATCTTAGACGCAAATCAAGATGTGACGAGGAACGTGAGTACAAATCAGGGTATCGTGAACCGTCAACCGGCTTTACTTTCACCCGAATCCGCGCTGAGTAAAAAGAAAGCGTACAAAAAACGAAAGACCAATCCTCAAACCGTAGCGTCGATGCTTCACATTGCTTCGTCTCAACAAAATGCGGGTATGCTGATGCAATCGCAATCGAATTTTGCGCAGCAAAATTTCCAAGCACAGAGCATAGGTGGGCCAATGTTGCAGGCCCTTACAATTGTTCCTGGCAAAGGCGGTGCACCCGCTCAATTGGTCATGAATGGTCAAACAGGTGCAACGTCCGCGCAATTTAACACTCAACAGATTATTACAAATCCTCAACCTGCTCAACAAATAAATCTTTTGCAACCGGTTAATTTGTTGAATGGAGCAGCTGGAATGGTACAGAATTTCCCTACCATCCAACAGTTTATCGTGCCTGGAATAGGAAGTATGGTCATGTCTGCCGACGGTACTGCGACTTTATTGCAAGATACTGGAAATATAGGAATGCAGCTACAAATACAAAATGTAAATGGTCAAA includes:
- the LOC124432200 gene encoding protein split ends-like isoform X5, which encodes MEEDMRQRSHHLYQMTVTDGRRGMSLSISFLSLFAILVAITPSSTALGSLDQLKEYLTTAGTCKCGLECPLRPEQVFNFDPKIATRPWSPDQGKTREMTKLCNHKRKLLLPCAAASPVAASCTLPVSPSTLSSGPTSSTAAPTAAAPIHADSPTSPDKARKDGLSKKKKRKLVGIGGLYSGVSVSQLLAQRERAIAAVSTSGVQGSSVPNGSQVWPIAIPNLQMQQSNQQICHQSLNSPSQNHDVNSSVRNSQQRLNQHNMPGMIMGNPLIMNQQSTNFNNMTQQQQQLLQQQHQQLLLQQQQQQQQQQQQQQQQQQLMQQHLSQHQQQQQPQQLLPHHQQMQHMPLLQQHQEQQQQQQQQPHPNAVVNQLSQQQVPHYINQLNQQSLHVMQQQQQHLNQQQQLHIQQIQKHNMQPPQQQHLTSEMDQQQTGNYNSQLPQEGYVHHLQSSQMSQPVLHPLQHQLHQHQIQQQQQQQQQQQDQHCMQTQTIDPFQMQIQQLQQQQQHQQQLSQMCVQAQYPNQQLSHHTMDIIQQSNGGSVMSGINPSDLQNRHGRTQSATEDDLSAKQMQQQQQQQQQQQQQQLLMHNHNLQRHQIVENGNLSNNPHENAQRMYTQGQVQYPARNFDTQKISTVEAKFGHQQQYTLVSHAGRSPTINHATEVQSGMGPTSGQAGNIHFNARAPPWQQNRTVVTTNQTSLTTVQNITCNSFDRVPPLHHHIPQTSTWTDEVARKKAKSTKSMMKKQRQHGTSDMRSNNGLDQPIPSPIDEFNDKAQQNSDQIGSTVNSSGPSFLEDPSGYLAQQTALLNSTISRQTGVNNTQVAILNSPKVQQTNHSTHTASNPYLAQPKPSSAASPSSTTFNSVKNHATSPVVVHSSMTPTSSNGAIDSDGSPCHGCVSSGDNQSFVQDQYNKQQLHRQYILHSDQREDPVTSSTFGEKYQGSQQQIDSRPIQGGTVSTSHGSPIGTNSPANSDVPASSTPGISQPATPQSLTSSQPSTPHSYSQPPTPHSLASSSGQLPSQPLTPHSHPSSSNQFATQPLTPQAPQPSQSSSNNSLEQHLEMSCTVANNPNAVSPSTSPSQTYSTPMDNITSQLPKRQAVSTRQLSLDGYQPHPHTVNTVSRIPLNSFTSTSSVITTMASGHTVSSNTITSVLAGRANTATVSINTPLGMPNPAILNILSNKPQQPTTASPALVNVTATSTTAHHPHSIPLTPSQSSTITVSKSPLEMVQSVVSSIQVPQATINSPMPQTQQQQHQQQQQQHQQQQQQQQQQQQQQQQQQQQQQQQQQQQQQHQQQQHQQQQQQQQQQQQQQQQQQQQQQQQQHAQQQQHPQSNVQVHNVLTSGGILKHPTGSTLPPGHILVSSGGQLIMASTGSAINGVMAPPPPKIISNANSMPPLSVSPMVTSVTGAVSQVIPAVGVAQQVIGQPTVLVNAIQTPVLIQPGVMTMDSIGQNVQIPHLTVATGNVIQNAQSILDANQDVTRNVSTNQGIVNRQPALLSPESALSKKKAYKKRKTNPQTVASMLHIASSQQNAGMLMQSQSNFAQQNFQAQSIGGPMLQALTIVPGKGGAPAQLVMNGQTGATSAQFNTQQIITNPQPAQQINLLQPVNLLNGAAGMVQNFPTIQQFIVPGIGSMVMSADGTATLLQDTGNIGMQLQIQNVNGQNVLTPVQSHSGIFSPSQSILAAGPAGMVIRAPQATSSKIIQQHSPGAQFLSPNSGQFLVNGTTSFGNQLSPIVANVSPNQQVTFNTSQVRPPNMQGQQEFIQMNGQTLMVPCATAQNIAVSSAPNQQNTTFVQQNTTIVQQQTTMVSNNQIPNFQAAPSNNAGPVDPALNLDHNQPYILSSGMISGKPPSSPKNSINSPTSDQSIEQQQYVLASSSTSVVEKTGQQIDQHSPLMARHSVSTQTAGNQANIVQAAMMRQGSPPDTTTHSPGNSQRSNSPAVDTTTHGAASPAPPISARQHSSSTPMVHCVSSSEPDSGDITMTSEDWRIQGVTTKEITLSQPNLHGKTYVESTVTTGIQIYTSETLKQAEGVVSTVRCEGREHALGRGIKRKLESIHSMHSTLHEDQDVAETKVEEKKQWKLEVGELVWGAARGSPAWPGKVESLGPPGTMTVGVRWYGGGGTLTQVDVKALKSLSEGLEAHHRARKKFRKSRKLNMQLENAIQEAMAELDKISESSHHREKATSAVRRSSKVSSSPTTTTRSPASNAVAKRSSKRSMGTSLDNGKADQKQCR